Sequence from the Mauremys mutica isolate MM-2020 ecotype Southern chromosome 2, ASM2049712v1, whole genome shotgun sequence genome:
TGCAATCATAGCAACAGCCCTTCTTTGGTAACTGTTGGCTACACCTCAGTATCCAGCACCACTCCAGATTCAAACCTCTCGGTGGACAGTTCAACAATGGTAGAAACAGCTCCGCCAATAACAAAGGGTCGTGGAAGAAAGCGGGCAGCCCAACAAGTACCAGATATCACTGGTCCTTCAAATAAGCAAGCAAAAGTTACCTATAGCTGCATTTATTGCAACAAACAGTTATTTTCAAGCCTTGCAGTTCTGCAGATACACCTGAAAACTATGCATTTAGATAAACCTGAACAAGCGCATATCTGTCAGTATTGTTTGGAGGTGTTACCTTCACTTTATAATCTGAATGAACATCTTAAGCAAGTCCATGAAGCTCCAGACCCAGCACTGATTGTTTCTACCATGCCTGCCATGGTCTACCAGTGCAACTTCTGCTCTGAAGTATTTAATGACCTCAACACTCTTCAGGAACATATCCGATGTTCTCATGGGTTTGCAAACCCTGCTGCTAAAGACAGTAATGCATTCTTTTGTCCCCATTGCTACATGGGATTTCTTACTGATTCTTCTTTGGAAGAGCATATTAGACAAGTCCATTGTGATCTTAGCAGTTCCCGTTTTGGTTCCCCTGTACTTGGAACCCCAAAAGATCCAGTTGTAGAAGTATATTCCTGTTCCTACTGTACTAATTCTCCAATATTTAACAGTGTCCTTAAATTGAACAAGCATATCAAGGAGAACCATAAGAACATTCCTTTGGCATTGAATTACATCCACAATGGAAAGAAATCTAGAGCCTTGAGCCCCTTATCTCCTGTAACTATAGAGCAAACTTCTTTAAAGATGATGCAAGCTGTAGGTGGCGCTCCTCCACGTCCTGCAGGTGAATATGTCTGTAATCAATGTGGTGCTAAGTATACATCTCTCGATGGTTTTCAGACTCACTTAAAAACCCACCTTGACACTGTCCTGCCAAAACTGACCTGCCCTCAGTGCAACAAGGAGTTTCCAAACCAAGAGTCACTGCTGAAGCATGTTACAATTCATTTCATGATAACCTCTACATACTATATCTGTGAAAGCTGTGACAAGCAGTTCACTTCAGTGGATGACTTGCAAAAACACCTGCTTGACATGCATACATTTGTATTCTTCCGCTGCACCTTGTGTCAAGAGGTTTTTGACTCCAAAGTCTCCATTCAACTACACCTGGCTGTGAAGCACAGCAATGAAAAGAAGGTATACAGGTGCACATCTTGTAACTGGGACTTCCGTAATGAAACTGACCTACAGCTTCATGTTAAACACAATCACCTGGAGAACCAGGGGAAAGTGCACAAGTGCATTTTCTGTGGCGAGTCGTTCGGTACAGAGGTGGAGCTTCAGTGCCACATTACTACACATAGCAAAAAATACAACTGCAAATTCTGCAGCAAAGCTTTTCATGCTATTATATTGCTAGAGAAACACTTGAGGGAAAAACATTGTGTTTTTGAAACTAAAACTCCAAACTGTGGCACAAATGGCGCATCGGAGCAAGTTCAGAAAGAAGAAGTGGAGCTTCAGACCTTGTTGACAAATAGCCAGGAGTCACATAATAGCCATGATGGCAGTGAAGAAGACGTTGATACATCTGAGCCCATGTACGGTTGTGACATTTGTGGAGCAGCATATACAATGGAAACACTCCTGCAGAATCATCAGCTTCGAGACCACAACATCCGACCTGGAGAAAGTGCTATAGTTAAGAAGAAGGCAGAGCTGATTAAAGGGAATTACAAGTGTAATGTGTGTTCTCGAACATTCTTCTCTGAAAATGGGCTCCGTGAACATATGCAGACACACTTGGGACCAGTGAAACATTATATGTGCCCAATTTGTGGTGAGCGGTTTCCATCTCTTCTGACTCTTACTGAACATAAAGTCACGCATAGTAAGAGCCTGGACACTGGAAACTGCAGAATTTGCAAAATGCCTCTACAGAGTGAGGAGGATTTTTTAGAGCATTGCCAAATGCACCCTGATTTGAGAAATTCCTTAACAGGATTCCGCTGTGTGGTATGCATGCAAACAGTGACCTCTACCTTGGAACTGAAAATCCATGGGACATTTCACATGCAAAAAACAGGAAATGGCTCTGCAGTGCAGTCCACAGGGCGTGCACAGCATCTTCAGAAACTGTACAAATGTGCTTCTTGCCTGAAGGAATTCCGCTCAAAACAGGATTTAGTGAAACTTGACATCAATGGTCTGCCATATGGTCTGTGCGCTGTCTGTGTTAATCTCAGTAAAAGTGGTAGTCCAAGTGTCAACATCCCTTCAAGCAGTAACAGACAAGGCTTGGGTCAAAATGAGAACTTGAGTTCCATTGAGAACAAAAACAAGGCAGGGGGACTGAAGACTCGCTGTTCTAGTTGCAATGTTAAATTTGAATCCGAAAGTGAACTCCAGAATCATATCCAGTCAATCCACAGAGAGCTTGTTCCAGACAGCAACAGTACACAGCTGAAAACACCACAAGTATCTCCAATGCCCAGAATCAGCCCTTCTCAATCTGATGAGGTAAACCTTTTTCTTTTGCTGTTGCTGCTTTTCACCTTTTTGATAAAACTCCCCCATTTTACACTGCAGTTTTCTCAAGCCTTATTGTTACTTGCCAGGAACTGCTTAGATTGAACCATGGTATAGTTCCTCCCATAGCCGTTAGCTAGCAATTACTTGCTTTTTGATATGCCTTGTGTTTTGGCTTGATTGGTGCAGAATAGGACTAATTCCAGTCTCCCTAGGATATTGTCTTCTGTATTACTGAGACCAGTCTTCATGCCAGCACAACTGAGATCTGGAATCTTAACTTAGCTTTGTTGCAAGTCGGAATCCCTTGGTATGACTTGCGCTTATGGCAAAGAGTATTAATGTCACAGAAATAAAATACATCAAGCCAATATGCTGGCAAAAAAGATGAACGTTCAAAAAAAATTTGTCAACAACAAATTGGGGGGTTATTTTTGTAAATTATGTTTCAGACGTTAATTTTCCCTGTCTTTACCGTACTTTGAATAAAATAAAACTCAGCAATTTATCTCCTACCTAGGGTAAATGGTGAAATGGGCTTTCTATGGCAGttccatttttaattttctttttattaacaATATTTTAGATAGCACAATGTTACCAATGCACCAGGTACCTGAGGATTTAAACTTTATCTATACAGAACAACTTAAAAAGTAAAATTACACATAAATGATCGTCccagattttttaaagatttcctcTGCTCTCACCTGTTTATGTTAGCCTAAGAAATAATGTGGGGATGGTATTAAGGATGGAAGGAAATGTCACAACTGAACCATGTGGGAGGTGAAGGGAGAGTCTTTTTTGCCTTAATATGGTCAGTGAATAAAATGTGCTAATTAGCATTTTGGAGATGAGTTCTTGCATACAGGAAACCTAATAGCtcaatacacacacagagagacacacacacacagagacacactcactctctctttgTCTCGCTCTCTGTGTTCCAAAAATAGCTTGTACCCAAAGTCTTGCTAAGCTTTGCTCTGGGATGCACATTGATGTAGCATGGGTGGGGAGAATGGGCCCAAATGATTGTTCTCCCACTACCCCATATTTGTGATGCCATCTGCTAGGATAAACAAATACCTTAGAATAGCATGTAATCGGAACACTGAATAATAAGGCTCTGTTCACAGAggaatgcaaaagaaaaaaaataacatcTTTCACTGGCTGCAGTACAAGTTTTTGGCAAGAGTAGGGAGATGATACTATGGTATGTTGACTAGGAATCATAGGCTGACTTGccttatttcttttaaaagtcATCTTAGTTTCATTTCACTCTTCTCCAATATTACTTGCGATTTCCTGAGGCTTGTAAAGGTTCCTAGCTCCTCAGGCACATTGAAACCCTATCCTGGTTTCCCCAAGCACACTCCAAACCATGTACATTAAGACATATTCCCAGGTGGTTGGTTATTTCCGTGGCACTCTCAAAAGCTATTATACTTTTTAACGAATTGGTTCTACATCTACATTTTATTGCACTTCATAAGCTTGGAGAATTTCATAATCAGAGTTCCTGTACCCTGTAACCTGATTGGCCTCTCTGCTTTCCATTGATAAAACCAACCACTTTAACAGTTTGGGGAAGTCAAAAATCCACATAGTTTCAAAGAATTCCCACTCTCAATAGATGTACTGCCTCTGGATTTTCAtatgaaatgtttttttcagaCTGATAATTCTTAAATAACACATCTTTAAGTCATTCTTCAGCCCTTCCATTCATCATTCATATGCCCTAAAATTGCCAATCAGCTCCCCATCCACTGTTTGTAAACTATGTTTTCAATTATTGCAGTTGTAGCCTCTAGGTAAGTGACCTTTGGGCCCTCAGATTTTTTGCTCATGGCAGACATGATAACCTTGAGAAGGTTATTAAGTCAAGTCCCTTATAGAGTGTCAATACTTTTAGAGATCATCCACAAGCTTCACAAAGCTAAAGGCTGATAAAAAGAatgtcttgttttttaaaaaaattaaatttaaattcttGTCAAACTGCAGCGACTTAGATTCTGTGATCATAAACAAAAGCAAAACTCACTTTAATAGACAGAGAGAAAATCAAAGTCCAAAAAATAGTAAATTGTATTTCTAAAACTGTTAGTAATTGAAAGTGTTGTTGTTATAATAGATAAGGACATTTGTTGTTTTGAATATGATTTGTAAGGTGACAGTGTCCCATAGAAAATGTATCTACTTAACATGCCAgtagctaatttttaaaaaatttgtgaCAAAAAAGTTTCATAGTAATAAATAGAGCAGAGATTCCATTTGTTTTATTGGGTGTTACGTGGTTTGAAATGTTGAACTGGATGATAGGAGCTTTCTAACTATTAAAGCAAGAGAAATATAAAGAGTTGTGCTCCCATGGATAGTTCTGCAAACCCTTTGTTATTCAAGTAACTGACATACATGCTAAGGAAACTAAAACAATGTTTTTCAACAGAGAAGTGGAAGATGAGACTAAAACTTACATCACCTGGTTTCTTAGATGATTGTTTCTACATTTGAACTAAAAAGCTGCAACTGCTCAGCTTCTCTTTCTTCTTTGTTCATCTTATATAGAGACAAACCTAAACAGATAGTTCGCTAATATCCTTTCATTATATCCATATAATTTCTGGTTTTTTAGTTACTAAAAGTTACTGTAACTGTTTATAAATATCTAAAAGTGGAGAGGCCCTAGTATTGTTTCTGTATTTAATGAGTTATAGGGGTTTCAGAAGTTCCTGATTTACTGCTAATGCATATTGTATTAGCTCATTAAGCTAATAGATAGAATAATAATCTGGGTGGTAATTAATGTTTAGAAGTTGAGGAAGAGGTGTGGTCTGAGTAGTGGTCTAGGACCAGAACTCAGTCATAGTTTTGACACTGATTTCTTTGTtaacttgggcaaatcacttaaacctCTCTCTATCAATTTCCTCATCAGTAAAACAGGGCTAAAACATATTTATCTCAAAAGGGTGTTGGGAAGCTTAATTAGTATAAATGTTTGTAAGTACTTGGAAGATGAAAAGCATGTATAAGTGCTAGGTATTATTACTTCTGTTGCCCCTCCTTAAAATGTTGTCATACTTATGTTAATGAAGCACATAATGGGAAAACTCCTGATTCAGCAGAAAGCTTTGTAGCTTTGCCTTTACCTTTTGAGACTTAAGCCATGTCTGTACAACAGACTTTGGTCAATGTAAGTTATGTCGGCGTACAGCTCCTGAAGTTTGTATATTTCTCAAGCATGTGCATAATTGGCTGCTTGCATCGGTGCTGCGCACAcccaccaggagtgcttgtgttgatgCAGATTACAGTGCACCAGTTAGGTATCCCAATGTGCCAGGTGCTGCCATCAGGCGCAATGCCTTTTGGGGGATTTTTGCAATGCCTTTTGGGTAGAAATCAGTTGTGCAGGGATCTCTGGGAGCTAGGAATCAAGTTCTCAGCTTGCAACTTTCTCCATTCCATAATGCAATCCATAGCTCATATTTTCATGCCTTTATTTAAAAATCTGTGTAGCACTTATCAGTGTCCACCTCTTCTGACAGAAGCATAGAGCCCAAAGATATGTGCACTATTTTTGTGAATGCTGCAAATGTAGGATGGACAATTCTCCTGTATTTGCAGACCCATAGGAAGTACCACAACAACGGGGAAATGACAGtttcttggaggacagattgctgagGGACACAGTGAAAAACAATTCAAGATTATtagtggcattcatggagcagctgcagaaggtGGAGCACTGCTTCTaggcccaagaaacaagcactgagttgTGGGATTGCATTGTAATGCAGGTTTGGCACAATGAGCAGTGGCTCCAGAACTTTTGGATACAAGTGGCCACACTCCTGAGTCTGTGagatgagctcaccccagcccgcCAGCACAGGCACACCAGAATGAGTGGTGCATTGACAGTGGAAAAATGAATAGTGATctcactgtggaaacttgcaacaatggattgctactggtcagtggaAAATCAttctggagttggaaaatccacagtggggGCTGTTGCCACGCAAGTGTGCAGGGCCCTAAATCGTCttctgctatgcaggactgtgaccATTGGCATTTTGCAGGAcacagtggatggatttgcagcaatgggttTCCTGAACTGTGGTGGGGAGATAGATGGTACACCTATccctattctggcaccagcccaccttgccacagagtatgTCAACAGAAAGGGtgacttttctatggttatgcaagtattggtggatcaccagggattCTTCATTGGTGTCGATGTGCACTGGTTAGGGAAGGTGCATGGCATGtgtatctttaagaacacagaacTGTTCAGAAAGTTGCAAGCAGGGACATTATTTCCCAACTGGAGGATTaatattgaaatgccaatagtgatcctggggaacccagcctacccctttctctgctggctcatgaagctgtacgctggccacctcaacagcaccaaggaaagattcaacgaCCAGCTCAGCAGATGCAGAATggttgttgaatgtgctttttgCAGATTGAAGGGACACTGGCAGTGTTTACTCactagattggatctcagtgagaaaaatataccaatggttatagctgcctgctgtatcCTGCATAATCtctgtgaggcaaagggagaAAAGCTGGTGCCAGGGTAGAGGGTGAGCGGCTGTCTGTtgactttgaacagccagacacaagggcacATTCCAAGAGCCCAAAGCAGAACTATGCAGctgagggaggctttgaaagagcgcTGTAATGGTCAGCCCTTGTAGTGTTCTGTGCTTCCCCGTTTTCTGGGCTTGGAGCTTTGGTGCTATTAGGAACAGTATAGTCCTTGCTGTACAACTACAAGTACGGTGTGCTTTGAATACCGCTATGCATGCTGCAATatgtgttgtgaactaataaagatagTTTTATTCTCCAAAAATAGAAATCTGTCATTGTTGAGTGGCAAAAACATTGAAGAAAAACAAtgtgcaaaaaacaacaacaacaaaaacaccaggAACTGCAATACAAACTTTTAACATAAATTAGTGGACTAGAACTTTAAAATTGGAAAGGCAGCAAACATTTCTGTCCATTTCAGTGCACAGATGTAGTCTGTTGTGGAACATACACACGATGATTTGCTCAGATGAAAGCGAAGCTGTGGTTTTCCTTGCTGTCCTCCAGCATGGAGTGGTAGAGGTAGGCTGTGTGGAGCTACTACCATGGAATTCTCCCAGGACTGCAGAGGATGGAGAATCTGAGAAGAACCATAAtctcctggtgcatctccctcttcttttcctgttgggactcctgggcctttctcctctcTGCTCTTTTCTACTCTGTGCCATCTGCCCTATTGGCCCTCCAGGCCCTTTGTTCGTGGTCTGATGCAGCATGGGCTTGCAGGATCTTGCTGAACATGTTGTTCTCCTCAGGGTCTGACATTCTGCGGGTGTTGTGGGGTACCCCTCAAGGCCACAATGACAGCAGCTGCTGATAAAAAGAGACAGATGTATTAGTGGATTTACAGTCACAATAGAAAGGGAAAGTTAAGTTTCAAAACTCCCTTCTCTTACTTCCATAAAATCTTTTATTAAGACATGCTTTTTCACATTACAGCTTTGGAGTGCCTCTGCATAGCACTGCACTCCACCCTCTGCTATGGTGAGTATGGCCTGCCAGGGGtaaggcagtgggggaaggaatttTGGTTTCATGAAATaatacaattttgttctttattccaGGGATATGAGCATAGCACAGTGGCACTCAGTATTGACACTATTTGCCACAGGCAGTGGTGgctttagctgatatctcactccagagagtaacaaaggcacagagagcacccCCAAGCTGCCCAGACCCATATGCCTCTAACCTGTTTACTGGTGCCAGCCAAACTCATTGCAGTGTGGCGAGAGAAAGTATCCTAccgcagaggaagaaataaggctgccatccgcAGAAGTcttgggagaggattgcagagtagcTCCATTAAACTATCATTgagattctccccctccccccataggaTACAAGGAACATTCCtatgtacataaacaaactgtttCTCAtgcctcctttctcccccacttaACCAAACACGGGAACGAAGAACAGAGTGGTCACAGTCGTAGagaatggggcattgtgggacagctgctggaagacAGTTGGAGTCAACACAGatcatgcagtgtctacaccaggagtcagcaatctttcagaagtggtgtgccaattcttcatttattcactctaatttaaagttttgcgtgccagtaatacattttaacgtttttagaaggtctctttctataagtctataatatataactaaactatttttgtatgtgaagtaaataaggtttttaaaatttttaagaaacttaatttaaaattaaattaaaatgcagagccccccagactggtggccaggacccgggcagtgtgagtgccactgaaaatcagctcatctgccgccttcggcacgtgtgccaaaggttgcctacccctggtctatactcACACTGTGTTGACCTCAGTAAGCTGACTATGGCTCTCCGCCATTTGGGAAGAAGATTTTACTAATTGGGGCACTTACATCTGCAGGAGACAAATTTGAGTGTAGACACATGTACAAATAGGTCGACTCAAGGTAACTTCTTATGTCatcctaactttgtagtgtagagcaggcctcagATCAGATCTACACTGGAAATTTTGTTACTATAATAATGTTGGGTAAGGGAGGTGGGTTACATTTCTCAACTGGCTAAAGCTGTAGCATAGGTACAGGTAAACTGGCAAAAAGTGTCCTTTTGCTCTTGGAGCATAGTTAATTGAGTGAACTGCCAGAGCCATCCTTTGGGTAGGGCAAATCAGAGCGACCGCCCtgggccctgcgctttgggggcCCCCAcgcaaaatcgggactgtcccaacaTTTAGCCCTTTGTCCTGTGTCCTGACCGATGTACGATCAAGACGCCATTTGTCACGATATTCAGGTGAGGCGGGAGGTGGGCGGGCaagcggggtgaggaggcaaacGGGAAGGCGAGTGACaggcaggaggggggtgaggaggcaggcgGGCGAATGGCAAGGAGGAGAGTGGACAGAGTGGGGTGGCGCTGGACAGATAGCGAGGAGACTAGTGGGGAGGCGAGTGACaggcaggaggggggtgaggaggcaggcgAACAGCAAGGAGGAGAGCAGTGGGCGGGTGAGGAGGGTGAGGAAGCAAGCAGTGGGTAGGCGTGCTGAGCGGACAGCAAGAAGACTAGCAGGGAGGCTGATTTGtcctcccccccatccaccccccctgagGTGGCCCTGGGAACTGCTATAAGCTGTACTGGCCAAAGTATCTTTCGCCAGTATAAACTGTGTCTGTactaggagggtttgctggtatagttaTACTGGCAACGATTTTCTAGTGTAGAATAAGCCTAAGGACTTGTTTACAGGGAAAATTTACTGGCATAAtgataccagtataattatactcCTATTGGTTTAACTCCCTCGATGGACACTCTTATCAAATAAGTTATCCTGGCAAAAGGATTTTTTTGCTGGTATGACTGCATCTACGTTAAgcattttgccagcatagctgtgtcagtTAAGCACAGACGCGAATCCTGCAAACAGATCAGCATGAGCATGTCTTTGTATCCATACGGAATCCCACTGACCTTCACCAGTGCAGTTCTAATTGCATGCTTGGGATCTAAGGGATGCATTCCTACCGTTGATGTTTCAGATTCTTATATACAATGTATTTGTGATGTATTTTTTGTACATTAATAGTAGTACTGCATTTTTTTTAGTGTAAGTTCTGTTCAGTAAGACGTTGTTACAATTGTAGGATAATGTCCAGAATCTGCTGGAATCAATAAAAATCCAGATTAAAATGTATTGGTAAGGCCAGAAGAGGTTAAAGGGCCACTTTCAGAAGAATGTTATAAAGGAGAGTtagtgttattttttttttcaaaggcagCTGTTTGCACAGGGTCAGAGGAAACTGTTATTGgttttgaaataaacaaataaaggTATTACTGGTGTATAACATTTTAAAGAGCCTTAAATTTTGCTTTTGTGTCTAAGTCCTGAGGGCTGTTACAAAATTTGTGATAGAAAGTAGTGGCAAAAGATTATTCTCCTGTGAATACTTGTGAACTGTTAGTTTTATTGGACTGCAACTGTTGCTGATTATGGGTGGAGAGAGCAGTGGCTTTATTGAATGGCTGCCTCAAAGCACCTCgtagtttaaaagaaacaaaaacaaacaaaaaaagtgatTGAAAAAATGGAACCTTTTTACTCCATATATTGGTTTCCTGCATATCTCAGATCTACCATATAGATCGTACTTTGCTGCCACATGCATTATCAACTGAATTCTGATTACAAAATCTCTATTACAGACATCACCTGGCCTAGTCTTGAGTGAGTCTAAGTATTACAACTCTTATTGACTTGTcagcaactcccactgactcagGAAACTCCCAGAGTGGCAACACCCTTCAAGATCAGGACCAGTATAAGGAGGCAGAAAGGCAGGGATCTGGAAGAAGATGTTAATAGTAGGCATAACAGACTTCTGATTATTAAACAGTGCTCAGGATGTATTAGTTTTAGTAATCAGAGTCCCATATGATgcttacctccccacccccccgccccggcaggATCAAGCCTAGCGTAGGGAGGCAGACAGAGCATATTTGTTTTTTCAGATCCCAGATTGAGTTTGCAGTGCTGGAAGTTAGGGAAATCATATTTGTACTTGTAAACTATGCAAATCTAAAATGAAGTAATTGAGAGAGAATAAATATAGAATCCCATGATGTCATTTTTAGAGTCATTCTTCTGACAAGAGCTAC
This genomic interval carries:
- the ZNF521 gene encoding zinc finger protein 521 isoform X3 — its product is MSRRKQAKPRSLKVEENETEDQQAGVGQIAAQTDANCKLEDKAEDGEVIDCKKRPEEGEELEEEAVHSCDSCLQVFESLSDITEHKINQCQLTDGVDIEDDPTCSWPASSPSSKDQTSPSHGEGCDFGEEEGGPGLPYPCQFCDKSFSRLSYLKHHEQSHSDKLPFKCTYCSRLFKHKRSRDRHIKLHTGDKKYHCSECDAAFSRSDHLKIHLKTHTSNKPYKCAICRRGFLSSSSLHGHMQVHERNKDGSQSASRMEEWKMKDTQKCSQCEEGFDFPEDLQKHIAECHPECSPNEDRAALQCVYCHELFVEESSLVNHMEQAHNGEKKNSCSICSENFHTVEELYSHMDSHQQPESCNHSNSPSLVTVGYTSVSSTTPDSNLSVDSSTMVETAPPITKGRGRKRAAQQVPDITGPSNKQAKVTYSCIYCNKQLFSSLAVLQIHLKTMHLDKPEQAHICQYCLEVLPSLYNLNEHLKQVHEAPDPALIVSTMPAMVYQCNFCSEVFNDLNTLQEHIRCSHGFANPAAKDSNAFFCPHCYMGFLTDSSLEEHIRQVHCDLSSSRFGSPVLGTPKDPVVEVYSCSYCTNSPIFNSVLKLNKHIKENHKNIPLALNYIHNGKKSRALSPLSPVTIEQTSLKMMQAVGGAPPRPAGEYVCNQCGAKYTSLDGFQTHLKTHLDTVLPKLTCPQCNKEFPNQESLLKHVTIHFMITSTYYICESCDKQFTSVDDLQKHLLDMHTFVFFRCTLCQEVFDSKVSIQLHLAVKHSNEKKVYRCTSCNWDFRNETDLQLHVKHNHLENQGKVHKCIFCGESFGTEVELQCHITTHSKKYNCKFCSKAFHAIILLEKHLREKHCVFETKTPNCGTNGASEQVQKEEVELQTLLTNSQESHNSHDGSEEDVDTSEPMYGCDICGAAYTMETLLQNHQLRDHNIRPGESAIVKKKAELIKGNYKCNVCSRTFFSENGLREHMQTHLGPVKHYMCPICGERFPSLLTLTEHKVTHSKSLDTGNCRICKMPLQSEEDFLEHCQMHPDLRNSLTGFRCVVCMQTVTSTLELKIHGTFHMQKTGNGSAVQSTGRAQHLQKLYKCASCLKEFRSKQDLVKLDINGLPYGLCAVCVNLSKSGSPSVNIPSSSNRQGLGQNENLSSIENKNKAGGLKTRCSSCNVKFESESELQNHIQSIHRELVPDSNSTQLKTPQVSPMPRISPSQSDEKTYQCIKCQMVFYNEWDIQVHVANHMIVLEGRYTCTSTSSRSPRRVGITNEGLNHECKLCNQTFDSPAKLQCHLIEHSFEGMGGTFKCPVCFTVFVQANKLQQHIFSAHGQEDKIYDCTQCPQKFFFQTELQNHTMTQHSS
- the ZNF521 gene encoding zinc finger protein 521 isoform X6, encoding MSRRKQAKPRSLKVEENETEDQQAGVGQIAAQTDANCKLEDKAEDGEVIDCKKRPEEGEELEEEAVHSCDSCLQVFESLSDITEHKINQCQLTDGVDIEDDPTCSWPASSPSSKDQTSPSHGEGCDFGEEEGGPGLPYPCQFCDKSFSRLSYLKHHEQSHSDKLPFKCTYCSRLFKHKRSRDRHIKLHTGDKKYHCSECDAAFSRSDHLKIHLKTHTSNKPYKCAICRRGFLSSSSLHGHMQVHERNKDGSQSASRMEEWKMKDTQKCSQCEEGFDFPEDLQKHIAECHPECSPNEDRAALQCVYCHELFVEESSLVNHMEQAHNGEKKNSCSICSENFHTVEELYSHMDSHQQPESCNHSNSPSLVTVGYTSVSSTTPDSNLSVDSSTMVETAPPITKGRGRKRAAQQVPDITGPSNKQAKVTYSCIYCNKQLFSSLAVLQIHLKTMHLDKPEQAHICQYCLEVLPSLYNLNEHLKQVHEAPDPALIVSTMPAMVYQCNFCSEVFNDLNTLQEHIRCSHGFANPAAKDSNAFFCPHCYMGFLTDSSLEEHIRQVHCDLSSSRFGSPVLGTPKDPVVEVYSCSYCTNSPIFNSVLKLNKHIKENHKNIPLALNYIHNGKKSRALSPLSPVTIEQTSLKMMQAVGGAPPRPAGEYVCNQCGAKYTSLDGFQTHLKTHLDTVLPKLTCPQCNKEFPNQESLLKHVTIHFMITSTYYICESCDKQFTSVDDLQKHLLDMHTFVFFRCTLCQEVFDSKVSIQLHLAVKHSNEKKVYRCTSCNWDFRNETDLQLHVKHNHLENQGKVHKCIFCGESFGTEVELQCHITTHSKKYNCKFCSKAFHAIILLEKHLREKHCVFETKTPNCGTNGASEQVQKEEVELQTLLTNSQESHNSHDGSEEDVDTSEPMYGCDICGAAYTMETLLQNHQLRDHNIRPGESAIVKKKAELIKGNYKCNVCSRTFFSENGLREHMQTHLGPVKHYMCPICGERFPSLLTLTEHKVTHSKSLDTGNCRICKMPLQSEEDFLEHCQMHPDLRNSLTGFRCVVCMQTVTSTLELKIHGTFHMQKTGNGSAVQSTGRAQHLQKLYKCASCLKEFRSKQDLVKLDINGLPYGLCAVCVNLSKSGSPSVNIPSSSNRQGLGQNENLSSIENKNKAGGLKTRCSSCNVKFESESELQNHIQSIHRELVPDSNSTQLKTPQVSPMPRISPSQSDEKTYQCIKCQMVFYNEWDIQVHVANHMIDEGLNHECKLCNQTFDSPAKLQCHLIEHSFEGMGGTFKCPVCFTVFVQANKLQQHIFSAHGQEDKIYDCTQCPQKFFFQTELQNHTMTQHSS
- the ZNF521 gene encoding zinc finger protein 521 isoform X5, encoding MSRRKQAKPRSLKVEENETEDQQAGVGQIAAQTDANCKLEDKAEDGEVIDCKKRPEEGEELEEEAVHSCDSCLQVFESLSDITEHKINQCQLTDGVDIEDDPTCSWPASSPSSKDQTSPSHGEGCDFGEEEGGPGLPYPCQFCDKSFSRLSYLKHHEQSHSDKLPFKCTYCSRLFKHKRSRDRHIKLHTGDKKYHCSECDAAFSRSDHLKIHLKTHTSNKPYKCAICRRGFLSSSSLHGHMQVHERNKDGSQSASRMEEWKMKDTQKCSQCEEGFDFPEDLQKHIAECHPECSPNEDRAALQCVYCHELFVEESSLVNHMEQAHNGEKKNSCSICSENFHTVEELYSHMDSHQQPESCNHSNSPSLVTVGYTSVSSTTPDSNLSVDSSTMVETAPPITKGRGRKRAAQQVPDITGPSNKQAKVTYSCIYCNKQLFSSLAVLQIHLKTMHLDKPEQAHICQYCLEVLPSLYNLNEHLKQVHEAPDPALIVSTMPAMVYQCNFCSEVFNDLNTLQEHIRCSHGFANPAAKDSNAFFCPHCYMGFLTDSSLEEHIRQVHCDLSSSRFGSPVLGTPKDPVVEVYSCSYCTNSPIFNSVLKLNKHIKENHKNIPLALNYIHNGKKSRALSPLSPVTIEQTSLKMMQAVGGAPPRPAGEYVCNQCGAKYTSLDGFQTHLKTHLDTVLPKLTCPQCNKEFPNQESLLKHVTIHFMITSTYYICESCDKQFTSVDDLQKHLLDMHTFVFFRCTLCQEVFDSKVSIQLHLAVKHSNEKKVYRCTSCNWDFRNETDLQLHVKHNHLENQGKVHKCIFCGESFGTEVELQCHITTHSKKYNCKFCSKAFHAIILLEKHLREKHCVFETKTPNCGTNGASEQVQKEEVELQTLLTNSQESHNSHDGSEEDVDTSEPMYGCDICGAAYTMETLLQNHQLRDHNIRPGESAIVKKKAELIKGNYKCNVCSRTFFSENGLREHMQTHLGPVKHYMCPICGERFPSLLTLTEHKVTHSKSLDTGNCRICKMPLQSEEDFLEHCQMHPDLRNSLTGFRCVVCMQTVTSTLELKIHGTFHMQKTGNGSAVQSTGRAQHLQKLYKCASCLKEFRSKQDLVKLDINGLPYGLCAVCVNLSKSGSPSVNIPSSSNRQGLGQNENLSSIENKNKAGGLKTRCSSCNVKFESESELQNHIQSIHRELVPDSNSTQLKTPQVSPMPRISPSQSDEKKTYQCIKCQMVFYNEWDIQVHVANHMIDEGLNHECKLCNQTFDSPAKLQCHLIEHSFEGMGGTFKCPVCFTVFVQANKLQQHIFSAHGQEDKIYDCTQCPQKFFFQTELQNHTMTQHSS